One genomic window of Sphingopyxis sp. OPL5 includes the following:
- a CDS encoding adenylate cyclase yields the protein MATAAAGVIPAERFWQRMAIGLAVFIIFGFAQFALRGFVDPVAAPFWVHLHGIAMLAWLGLLIVQPTLVSRAELPLHRRLGCIGGGLALVITGLGIFTGLASLVLNRFPPFFSPPYFLALTTVEALVFGAMVWWAVRRRHATQWHRRLMIGATIVILEPALGRILPMPLMIGWSDIPIGLIQLAVVGIIALHDRRTFGRVHPATKAIFLIVIAVRATIYLLSLAPPVIALAARLTGG from the coding sequence ATGGCGACGGCGGCGGCGGGGGTGATTCCCGCGGAGCGTTTCTGGCAGCGGATGGCGATCGGCCTCGCGGTCTTCATTATCTTCGGCTTTGCGCAATTCGCCTTGCGCGGGTTCGTCGACCCCGTGGCCGCGCCCTTCTGGGTGCATCTCCACGGGATCGCGATGCTCGCCTGGCTCGGCCTGCTGATCGTCCAGCCGACGCTGGTGTCGCGGGCCGAGCTGCCATTGCACCGGCGGCTCGGTTGTATCGGCGGCGGGCTTGCGCTCGTCATCACCGGGCTGGGGATTTTCACCGGTCTGGCGTCGCTTGTGCTGAACCGCTTTCCGCCCTTTTTCTCGCCGCCCTATTTCCTCGCGTTGACGACGGTCGAGGCGCTGGTCTTTGGCGCGATGGTCTGGTGGGCGGTGCGCCGGCGGCACGCGACGCAATGGCACCGACGGCTGATGATCGGCGCGACGATCGTCATACTCGAACCCGCGCTCGGGCGCATCCTGCCGATGCCGTTGATGATCGGCTGGTCCGATATCCCGATCGGCCTGATCCAGCTCGCCGTCGTCGGCATCATCGCGCTGCACGACCGCCGCACCTTCGGGCGGGTTCATCCGGCGACCAAGGCCATCTTCCTCATTGTCATCGCGGTGCGCGCCACCATCTATCTCCTGTCGCTGGCGCCGCCGGTGATCGCGCTGGCGGCGCGGCTGACCGGCGGCTGA
- a CDS encoding DUF4230 domain-containing protein produces the protein MSRSLFRILILVVLAVGVFLGWRAWQDWQRGYEPETVVAASLQGLQEQNILVPFTARYVAVVTSTQSRLGLSAKKTLIMPGTVRYELDLAKLKQSDLDWNAEAGTLTVTLPPLRLAGPEIDIDAISEFRDGAILLTLTDAEKTLDDANRKAAQDELIKQARATTPMRLAQGAARTAIEQSFAMPLKAAGIDAKVTARFAGDTAD, from the coding sequence ATGAGCCGCTCGCTCTTCCGCATCCTGATCCTTGTCGTGCTCGCTGTTGGGGTTTTCCTCGGCTGGCGCGCCTGGCAGGACTGGCAGCGCGGTTATGAGCCCGAGACCGTGGTGGCCGCGAGTCTGCAGGGCCTGCAGGAACAGAATATCCTCGTACCCTTCACCGCGCGTTATGTCGCGGTGGTGACCTCGACGCAGAGCCGGCTCGGGCTGAGCGCCAAGAAGACGCTGATCATGCCGGGCACGGTGCGGTACGAACTCGACCTCGCGAAGCTCAAGCAATCCGACCTCGACTGGAATGCCGAGGCGGGCACGCTGACCGTGACGCTGCCGCCGTTGCGGCTCGCCGGACCCGAGATCGACATCGACGCGATCAGTGAGTTTCGCGACGGCGCGATCCTGCTGACGCTGACCGATGCCGAAAAGACGCTCGACGACGCGAACCGCAAGGCGGCGCAGGACGAACTGATCAAGCAGGCCAGGGCCACGACCCCCATGCGCCTGGCGCAGGGTGCGGCGCGCACCGCCATCGAGCAGAGCTTTGCCATGCCGCTGAAGGCGGCGGGTATCGACGCCAAGGTGACCGCGCGCTTCGCCGGGGACACGGCCGACTGA